TTTCACCAACATATTTTGATAAAAAATCCCCTGCCGAAACTATCATAAGCTCCTTTTTAAGTTTATCAGCCAAATACCTAGCATACGCACTTTTTCCGCCACCACTTACGCCATACAAGCAAATTCTTGCACTATTTTGTATATTATTTGCTAAATTTTCAAGGTCGTAATCAGCATTTAAAAGTGAAATTTCATAGTTTTTTGGAAGGTATTTTTGAGTTTTTTTAAACTGCATTTTTTCATATCCAAAAGCATTTAAACTGCTATTTAACAACGCTTTAAACTCTTTTGAGGAGTCCTTTAAATTTAGAGTTTTTATAACTTTTAAAGCTCTACTTATAACTGCTGGTTGGAGATTTTTAGAATTACTAAAAAGATTTTTTGTTTTGTTATTTACTAAATTTTTAGCGTATTTATCTATGATTTTTCGTTTTTGCTTTTTAGGGATATCGCTAAACTCAACTATCATATCAAACCTTCTTAAAATCGCCTCGTCGATGCAGTCAATATAATTTGTAATATAAATAACAATTTTTTTATTATTTTCAAGTATATTGTTAAAATAAGCTTTAAAATCTTGCTTTGATTTTTCGTTTAAATTAAAAATATCCTCAGCTTCGTCATAAACAAAAATAGTGTTTTTGCTAACAAAATTTGCCATAAAATTTAAATTAGCAACCCTAGCTAATGGTCTTAAAATATATTCACTTTTATCACTTGCTAAAATTCCAAGCCCAAAAGCATCACACTCTTTTGCAATTAGCGAACAAATTTCACTTTTTCCAACTCCTGGCTTTCCATAAAACAATATATTAACGCCTTTTGTTTGATGCTTTATAGAGTGTTTTAAATAAGGTAGTAAAATATCTAAATGCTTCTTTATATGAGAATAATCACTAAAATTTAGACTAGTTTTAGGAAGTTTGTAAGTGTAATTTTCTATAAATTTATTAATGCCATCTTCTAAAAAAAGATATTTTGCAAAATCATTATCTTCTAAAAATTTATGCCTAGAACTAAGATCTATACTAAAAACATAATCCAAAACAGTTTTTGCTTCAAAGGTTTTTTCAATCTCTTCGGTGGAAATTTTAAGTATCTTAGAATAAAGTGTAAAAATATCGTGCTTAAATTTAAAATTTGATGATACGCTATTTAAAATAGCAGAGTCTAAAGATAAAATAAGTGTGCTAATTTTTAAAATTTGCTTTTGAGTATGAGTTAAATTTAGAGTTTTTTCTAAGAAATTTAGGTTTTTTTCTAAAACATTTTGGTTATCTACTTTAAAATTTGCTTCTAAATTTCTTAGAGTTTCTTTTAATTTTTTTAAGATATTTGGAATTTCTAAATTGTTAATTATAGCGTTTTCGCCTAAATATTTATATAAAGCAGTTGGGCGATTTTTTATCAAAAGTGCTATTTGTTCAGGATAAACAGCCACCCTTAACTCTATAATTTTCATCATATCATCATAGTATTTCATAACTCCTCCTTAAAAAATATGGTAAAATTATATGGTCTTTTAATGACATTTTTTTGTCATCAACAAAAAAGGAAAAAAATGCCAACACAAAAAACTCTTAAAAAAACAAAAGAAATTTTAAATATTCTTAAAAAATCCTCAACTAGCGAAGAAAAGCTATGTGAAATTTTTAGTAAAGACAGAAGGACAATTGCAAGATATATAAAAATTTTAAAAGATGATGGCATAAATATAAGATTAGAAAATGGAATTTATAAGATAACTGGTTTTGAAAAAGATGAAAATAGCGTGATTTATGAAGTTATTAAAAATTTAAGCCAAAATCAAGGCGTTGAGTTTTTTAATAAAAGTAAAAATTTATTTGATGATTTTGATAAAGGGTATAAAAATGCCTTTTTTATCCACGCAAAAGATGAGGTTTTAAATAGTGATGATTTAGCTCTTTTTGAAAACTTAGCAAAAGCTATAGAAAATAAAAAAATGATAAATTTTTTATATGAAAATTTTGAGTTTAAAGTAAAGCCATTAAAAGTTGCTAAATTTGAAGGATATTGGTATTTACTCTGTTTGGACGCAGATAAAAATGATAAATTTAAAAAATTTCATGTAAAAACTATTAAAAATTTAAGCGTTTCAAATGAGAGTTTTAAAACCTCAAAAGAGATAGAAACAAAGCTAAAAAATGCAAATTCTATTTGGTTTGATATAGATGAGGAAAGCTTTGTGGTTGAGCTTTTAGTCCATAACTTGGTTTTAAAATTTATTGAAAGAATTCCACTTAAAACACAAAAAATGATCTCACAAAAAAATGATTTTACAACTATTTATTTAGAAATTTCAAATGAGTATGAGATAGTTCCTTTTATACTTAGGTTTATCCCATTTATCAGGGTTATCTCGCCAAATGAACTAAATGAAAAAATCAAAAATTTACTAAGCGAGTATCTAAAATCAATTTAAAAACTAAATTTATATAAACTAGCTTTTAAATTTCATAAACCACCATAGCAAGGCATATCCTAAATTTGCAGATTTAACCAAACTATCATCGTTTAAAAATTCCATAGTCTTAGAGACTGGCAAATAAAATAGCTCTATATCTTCACCATCTATCCCGCCACCATCACTTACTCTCATATCATCACAAATTTCAGTGTAAAATAGTGTCTGTCGCCCAGCACTTGTGCCAAGTGAGCCATAAAATGTAGTTATTTTATCCACGCTTTTTACCTTATAACCAACCTCTTCTTCTATCTCTTCTATGACAGTAGTTTCCTGGCTTAATCCTTTGTCCATTAGCCCAGCACACAGCTCATAAGTTATCCCACTACATAAATTTCACCCAAATTTAGCTCCCTTAAAAGAGCTGGTATACGAAGCTGTTTTACAAGTAAAAATGCATCTTTTTTACGGTGATATAAAAGCACCGACACACTATCGTGGACCTTCATACAGTCCCACTGAAAAATCTTTTCATTTTTCTCAAATTTCACCCTAAAAGGCTTTATGTATTTTGAATCTTTAGCTTCGTATATATCTAAAATTTTAACCATTTTAAGCCCTTATAATAGTATAATTGTTGCAAGTCCCAAAAATGCAAAAAAGCCTATCATATCAGTTAGTGCTGTTAAAACCACAGATGAACCAACAGCAGGATCAACGCCAAA
The sequence above is a segment of the Campylobacter corcagiensis genome. Coding sequences within it:
- a CDS encoding helix-turn-helix transcriptional regulator; this translates as MPTQKTLKKTKEILNILKKSSTSEEKLCEIFSKDRRTIARYIKILKDDGINIRLENGIYKITGFEKDENSVIYEVIKNLSQNQGVEFFNKSKNLFDDFDKGYKNAFFIHAKDEVLNSDDLALFENLAKAIENKKMINFLYENFEFKVKPLKVAKFEGYWYLLCLDADKNDKFKKFHVKTIKNLSVSNESFKTSKEIETKLKNANSIWFDIDEESFVVELLVHNLVLKFIERIPLKTQKMISQKNDFTTIYLEISNEYEIVPFILRFIPFIRVISPNELNEKIKNLLSEYLKSI
- a CDS encoding AAA family ATPase gives rise to the protein MKYYDDMMKIIELRVAVYPEQIALLIKNRPTALYKYLGENAIINNLEIPNILKKLKETLRNLEANFKVDNQNVLEKNLNFLEKTLNLTHTQKQILKISTLILSLDSAILNSVSSNFKFKHDIFTLYSKILKISTEEIEKTFEAKTVLDYVFSIDLSSRHKFLEDNDFAKYLFLEDGINKFIENYTYKLPKTSLNFSDYSHIKKHLDILLPYLKHSIKHQTKGVNILFYGKPGVGKSEICSLIAKECDAFGLGILASDKSEYILRPLARVANLNFMANFVSKNTIFVYDEAEDIFNLNEKSKQDFKAYFNNILENNKKIVIYITNYIDCIDEAILRRFDMIVEFSDIPKKQKRKIIDKYAKNLVNNKTKNLFSNSKNLQPAVISRALKVIKTLNLKDSSKEFKALLNSSLNAFGYEKMQFKKTQKYLPKNYEISLLNADYDLENLANNIQNSARICLYGVSGGGKSAYARYLADKLKKELMIVSAGDFLSKYVGESERNIKNIFNVANDKKAVLLIDEIEGFIYDKSRALRSWELTMINEFLTSMESFNGILVATSNRIDLIDKAFLRRFDLMIELKSLNFTQTKELFKKSFESLGLSSEVENLLLNLRNLTVGDFEAIKRSMKFLKINSDLELFEILKERNLLKENL